One genomic window of Cupriavidus malaysiensis includes the following:
- a CDS encoding MG2 domain-containing protein, which produces MRENIARAVRRAVHGAGRQCREAGAALALLLAAALAGPLAGPVQAAQVARLSPEGVVPQVRQVAIRFDEDMVPLGDLQAAAPASVSCSGGADAGGQPRWVDARNWVFDFPQDLAPGVHCTVRIAAGLASVAGKAFSGKREYRFETGGPAVLSSRPAGGEIEEDQVFALRFNGAASAASLREHAWCQAQGLGERIPVRLLEGKERDAVLDAIRWKRYAQADGTVHLLACQQRLPSGARMQLVLGAGIATPGGVATREDRRFDYTVREPFTAGFSCERERAQAPCTPLRPLTLSFSAPVPRKAAEHIVLKTPSGPRAPQFDAGLAPGASVSRLSFPALLPERASLTLEVPRELRDESGRALSNADLFPLRVETAAMPPLAKFAAAPFGVVERFGEVPKGKAPADYPPLLPLTVRNVEADLALKGLRAQAGTLSRLKVDEDGAVLRWLGLVRRLHESSWTRGELDAILAGRSPSAVANPRNAPQIETRSVSLLARAPGARQLALPLGDGKDKRPFEVVGVPLPEAGFHVVEVASPALGEALLGRSAPMYVRTAVLVTNLGVHFKLARGDGAGRLSGLAWVTALDDGKPVADAVLALRDCSGRLLAQGRSGADGVARFAAFDDVRERQCDDTGLSGYFVSARIGADHPQARGQADMAFVMSDWNRGIESWRFNVPTDTSAAPTVRAHTIFDRTLLRVGETVSMKHLIRIETAQGFGLPGAGQALPAKVVMRHVGSDQTYELPLQWRATASGGRSAESSFQIPPEAKLGSYDVELVTRRGEGQQAQEDSLSSGSFRVEAFRLPVLAGTLKAGTAAPVVAPAELPVDVEVHYVAGGAAAGLPVRVSALLRDKAVFFPDYDDYSFAAPRARQESAGGDEDVEEGESAPRDDGQKLVADKLPLALDKSGAGKVTVRKLPALDAPRDLLLEAGFADPNGELQTLRQTVPLWPAAVVAGIRTEGWASVKQKIVVHGLVLDTAGRPQAGVPVQVQARARIVTSARKRVVGGFYRYDNSSESRDLGTVCEGRSDAQGRVRCEVALAQAGQIELVASARDNAGRSSRAATTVWVTRQGELWFGGEDHDRIDLLPEKKSYAAGETAVFQARMPFRHATALVSVEREGVLQTSVVELDGKDPTVRLKVKPEWGPNVYVSVLAVRGRLREVPWYSFFTWGWRQPLEWWRAFRGEGGAWSAPTPLVDLSKPAFRLGLAEIRVGSEAHRLDVKVSTDRASYPVRGKAQVTVQVTLPDGRPAAGGEVALAAVDEALLELMPNRSWDVLDAMLQRRGYGVETATAQMEIIGRRHYGRKAVPAGGGGGKSPTRELFDTLLLWNPRVTLDSAGKATLTVPLNDSLTRFRVVAVADQGVGRFGSGSATIAATQDLQLIAGLPQLVREGDRYRAMFTLRNTTARAMTVVATARASLPGQQQALPPQTVRLAAGAAQEIGWQVTVPDILADTRSASLQWEVQAGEQGGEQGGGGAADRIKLSQQVVPAVPVTVQQATLGQLAPSLSVPVRAPAGALAEPGSQRPRGGLQVALQSSLAGGMPGVREWFRAYPFSCLEQRASQAIGLGDAAAWNALMAQLPTYLDRDGLAAYFPLRDDGESGSEVLSAYLLSIADEAARAGLPLRLPQAQREQMERGLAAFVEGRIQRQRWAPTQDLELRKLAAIEALSRSGHAQPRMLDSIQLQPAQWPTSALLDWIAVLTRLPDIPQRAARLEQAQQLLRARLTVQGTRLAFSTESGDHLWWLMQGADSNAARLLALATELPGWKDDAPRLAAGLLGRQVRGAWDTTTANAWGTLAIARFAQAFEHGAVTGSTRIALDGGGEAGRSFDWARATRGEGQDLARGSVMLPWPAAAADGVPATLRLEHGGGGRPWATVRALAAVPLREPLAAGYRIRRTLTAVEQAVPGKWSRGDVYRVKLEFDAQADMSWVVVSDPLPAGATILGSGLGRDSEVATRGEQRRGAWPAFTERTPQAYREYYAYVPKGTASVEYTVRLNNAGEFALPPTRVEAMYAPDVFGAVPNAKLLVGERP; this is translated from the coding sequence ATGCGGGAGAACATCGCTCGGGCTGTCCGTCGGGCCGTCCACGGAGCCGGCCGGCAGTGCCGGGAAGCCGGCGCGGCGCTCGCCCTGCTGTTGGCGGCGGCGCTGGCGGGGCCGCTCGCCGGCCCGGTGCAGGCGGCCCAGGTGGCGCGCCTGTCTCCCGAGGGGGTGGTGCCGCAGGTGCGCCAGGTGGCGATCCGTTTCGACGAAGATATGGTGCCGCTGGGCGACCTGCAGGCGGCCGCGCCCGCCAGCGTGTCGTGCAGCGGTGGTGCCGACGCCGGCGGCCAGCCGCGCTGGGTCGATGCGCGCAACTGGGTGTTCGATTTCCCCCAGGACCTGGCGCCGGGCGTGCACTGCACCGTGCGCATCGCTGCCGGCCTCGCCAGCGTCGCCGGCAAGGCTTTCTCCGGCAAGCGCGAATACCGCTTCGAGACCGGCGGCCCGGCGGTGTTGTCGAGCCGGCCGGCAGGTGGCGAGATCGAGGAAGACCAGGTCTTCGCGCTGCGCTTCAACGGTGCCGCCTCCGCCGCCTCGCTGCGCGAGCATGCCTGGTGCCAGGCACAGGGGCTGGGCGAGCGCATCCCGGTGCGGCTGCTGGAGGGCAAGGAGCGCGATGCCGTGCTCGACGCGATCCGCTGGAAGCGCTATGCGCAGGCCGACGGCACCGTGCACCTGCTGGCCTGCCAGCAGCGCCTGCCTTCCGGTGCGCGCATGCAACTGGTGCTGGGTGCCGGCATCGCCACGCCCGGCGGCGTGGCCACGCGCGAGGATCGCCGCTTCGACTACACCGTGCGCGAGCCGTTCACGGCCGGTTTCAGCTGCGAACGCGAACGGGCCCAGGCGCCTTGCACACCGCTGCGCCCGCTCACGCTCAGCTTCTCGGCCCCGGTGCCGCGCAAGGCGGCCGAGCACATCGTGCTGAAGACGCCGTCCGGCCCGCGCGCGCCGCAGTTCGACGCCGGCCTCGCGCCCGGCGCGAGCGTGAGCCGGCTGAGCTTCCCCGCGCTGCTGCCCGAGCGCGCCAGCCTGACCCTCGAGGTGCCGCGCGAGCTGCGCGACGAGAGCGGGCGCGCGCTGTCCAATGCCGACCTGTTCCCGCTCAGGGTCGAGACCGCCGCCATGCCGCCGCTGGCCAAGTTCGCCGCGGCGCCGTTCGGCGTGGTGGAGCGCTTCGGCGAAGTGCCCAAGGGCAAGGCCCCGGCCGACTACCCGCCGCTGCTGCCGCTGACCGTGCGCAATGTCGAGGCCGATCTCGCGCTCAAGGGCCTGCGCGCGCAGGCCGGCACCCTGAGCCGGCTCAAGGTCGACGAGGATGGCGCGGTGCTGCGCTGGCTGGGCCTGGTGCGCCGCCTGCACGAGTCCAGCTGGACGCGCGGCGAGCTCGACGCCATCCTGGCCGGGCGCTCGCCGTCGGCCGTCGCCAACCCGCGCAACGCGCCGCAGATCGAGACGCGCAGCGTGTCGCTGCTGGCGCGCGCGCCGGGTGCGCGCCAGCTGGCGCTGCCGCTGGGGGACGGCAAGGACAAGCGGCCCTTCGAAGTGGTCGGCGTACCGCTGCCCGAAGCGGGCTTCCATGTGGTCGAGGTAGCCTCGCCGGCACTGGGCGAGGCGCTGCTGGGCCGCTCCGCGCCGATGTACGTGCGCACCGCCGTGCTGGTGACCAACCTGGGCGTGCATTTCAAGCTGGCGCGCGGCGATGGCGCCGGCAGGCTGAGCGGCCTGGCCTGGGTGACCGCGCTCGACGATGGCAAGCCGGTGGCCGACGCGGTGCTGGCGCTGCGCGACTGCAGCGGCCGGCTGCTGGCGCAGGGCCGCAGCGGCGCGGACGGGGTGGCGCGCTTCGCCGCCTTCGACGACGTGCGCGAGCGCCAGTGCGACGACACCGGCCTGTCGGGCTACTTCGTCTCGGCGCGCATCGGCGCCGATCATCCGCAGGCGCGCGGCCAGGCCGACATGGCCTTCGTCATGTCCGACTGGAACCGCGGCATCGAGAGCTGGCGCTTCAACGTGCCGACCGATACCAGCGCCGCGCCGACCGTGCGCGCGCACACCATCTTCGACCGCACCCTGCTGCGCGTCGGCGAGACCGTGTCGATGAAGCACCTGATCCGCATCGAGACCGCGCAGGGCTTCGGCCTGCCGGGCGCGGGCCAGGCGCTGCCGGCCAAGGTGGTGATGCGCCACGTCGGCAGCGACCAGACCTACGAACTGCCGCTGCAGTGGCGCGCCACCGCCAGCGGCGGGCGCAGCGCCGAAAGCAGCTTCCAGATCCCGCCCGAGGCCAAGCTCGGCAGCTACGACGTGGAACTGGTGACGCGCCGTGGCGAAGGCCAGCAGGCGCAGGAAGACAGCCTCTCCAGCGGCAGCTTCCGCGTCGAGGCCTTCCGCCTGCCGGTGCTGGCCGGCACGCTGAAGGCGGGCACGGCCGCGCCGGTGGTGGCGCCGGCCGAGCTGCCGGTCGACGTCGAGGTCCACTATGTCGCCGGCGGTGCCGCCGCCGGCCTGCCGGTACGCGTGTCGGCGCTGCTGCGCGACAAGGCGGTGTTCTTCCCCGACTACGATGACTACTCCTTCGCCGCGCCGCGCGCGCGCCAGGAGTCGGCGGGCGGCGACGAGGACGTGGAGGAGGGCGAATCCGCGCCGCGCGACGACGGCCAGAAGCTGGTGGCCGACAAGCTGCCGCTGGCGCTGGACAAGAGCGGTGCCGGCAAGGTCACGGTGCGCAAGCTGCCGGCGCTGGATGCGCCGCGCGACCTGCTGCTGGAAGCGGGCTTCGCCGATCCCAACGGCGAGCTGCAGACGCTGCGCCAGACCGTGCCGCTGTGGCCGGCCGCGGTGGTGGCGGGCATCCGCACCGAGGGCTGGGCTTCGGTCAAGCAGAAGATCGTGGTGCATGGCCTGGTGCTCGATACCGCCGGCAGGCCGCAGGCCGGCGTGCCGGTGCAGGTCCAGGCCCGCGCGCGCATCGTCACCTCGGCGCGCAAGCGCGTGGTGGGCGGCTTCTACCGCTACGACAACAGCAGCGAAAGCCGCGATCTCGGCACCGTGTGCGAGGGCCGCAGCGATGCGCAGGGGCGGGTACGCTGCGAGGTGGCGCTGGCGCAGGCCGGCCAGATCGAGCTGGTGGCCAGCGCGCGCGACAATGCCGGACGCAGTTCGCGTGCGGCCACCACGGTGTGGGTGACGCGCCAGGGCGAGCTGTGGTTCGGCGGCGAAGACCATGACCGCATCGACCTGCTGCCCGAGAAGAAGTCCTACGCAGCCGGCGAAACCGCCGTGTTCCAGGCGCGCATGCCGTTCCGCCACGCCACCGCGCTGGTCTCGGTGGAACGCGAGGGTGTGCTGCAGACCAGCGTGGTCGAGCTCGACGGCAAGGACCCGACCGTGCGGCTCAAGGTCAAGCCCGAGTGGGGGCCCAATGTCTACGTCTCGGTGCTCGCCGTGCGCGGCCGCCTGCGCGAGGTTCCCTGGTATTCCTTCTTCACCTGGGGCTGGCGCCAGCCGCTCGAATGGTGGCGCGCCTTCCGCGGCGAGGGCGGCGCATGGAGCGCGCCGACGCCGCTGGTGGACCTGTCCAAGCCGGCCTTCCGCCTGGGCCTGGCCGAGATCCGCGTCGGCAGCGAGGCGCACCGGCTCGACGTCAAGGTCAGCACCGACCGGGCCAGCTACCCGGTGCGCGGCAAGGCGCAGGTGACGGTACAGGTCACGCTGCCCGACGGCCGTCCCGCCGCCGGCGGCGAGGTGGCGCTCGCCGCGGTCGACGAGGCACTGCTGGAGCTGATGCCCAACCGCAGCTGGGACGTTCTCGACGCCATGCTGCAGCGGCGCGGCTACGGCGTGGAGACCGCCACCGCGCAGATGGAGATCATCGGCCGCCGCCACTATGGCCGCAAGGCGGTGCCGGCGGGCGGCGGCGGCGGCAAGAGCCCGACGCGCGAGCTGTTCGACACCCTGCTGCTGTGGAACCCGCGCGTGACGCTCGACAGCGCCGGCAAGGCCACGCTGACGGTGCCGCTGAACGACTCGCTGACGCGCTTCCGCGTCGTCGCCGTGGCCGACCAGGGCGTGGGCCGCTTCGGCAGCGGCAGCGCCACCATCGCGGCCACGCAGGACCTGCAGCTGATCGCCGGCCTGCCGCAGCTGGTGCGCGAAGGCGACCGCTACCGCGCCATGTTCACGCTGCGCAATACCACCGCGCGCGCGATGACGGTGGTGGCCACGGCGCGCGCCAGCCTGCCGGGCCAGCAGCAGGCGCTGCCGCCGCAGACGGTGCGGCTGGCCGCCGGCGCCGCGCAGGAGATCGGCTGGCAGGTGACGGTGCCCGACATCCTGGCCGATACGCGCAGCGCCAGCCTGCAGTGGGAGGTACAGGCCGGCGAACAGGGCGGCGAACAGGGCGGTGGCGGCGCCGCCGATCGCATCAAGTTGTCGCAGCAGGTGGTGCCGGCGGTGCCGGTCACCGTGCAGCAGGCCACCCTGGGCCAGCTTGCGCCGAGCCTGTCCGTGCCGGTGCGCGCGCCGGCCGGCGCGCTCGCCGAGCCGGGCAGCCAGCGGCCGCGCGGCGGCCTGCAGGTGGCGCTGCAGTCGTCGCTGGCGGGCGGCATGCCCGGCGTGCGCGAGTGGTTCCGCGCCTATCCCTTCAGCTGCCTGGAGCAGCGTGCCTCGCAGGCGATCGGGCTGGGCGATGCGGCGGCGTGGAATGCGCTGATGGCGCAGTTGCCGACCTATCTCGACCGCGACGGGCTGGCCGCCTACTTCCCCCTGCGCGACGACGGCGAGAGCGGCAGCGAAGTGCTGAGCGCCTACCTGCTGTCGATCGCCGACGAGGCGGCACGCGCCGGCTTGCCGCTGCGCTTGCCGCAGGCGCAGCGCGAGCAGATGGAGCGCGGCCTGGCCGCCTTCGTCGAAGGACGCATCCAGCGCCAGCGCTGGGCCCCGACGCAGGACCTGGAGCTGCGCAAGCTGGCCGCCATCGAGGCGCTCTCGCGCAGCGGCCACGCGCAGCCGCGCATGCTCGATTCGATCCAGCTCCAGCCCGCGCAGTGGCCGACCTCGGCGCTGCTCGACTGGATCGCGGTGCTCACGCGCCTGCCCGACATCCCGCAGCGCGCGGCGCGGCTCGAGCAGGCGCAGCAACTGCTGCGCGCGCGCCTCACGGTGCAGGGCACGCGGCTGGCGTTCTCGACCGAGTCGGGCGACCACCTGTGGTGGTTGATGCAGGGCGCCGACAGCAATGCCGCGCGGCTGCTCGCGCTGGCCACCGAGCTGCCCGGCTGGAAGGACGACGCGCCGCGTCTCGCGGCCGGCCTGCTGGGGCGGCAGGTACGCGGCGCCTGGGACACCACCACCGCCAACGCCTGGGGCACGCTGGCCATCGCGCGCTTCGCGCAGGCTTTCGAGCACGGTGCGGTGACGGGCAGCACCCGCATCGCGCTGGACGGCGGCGGTGAGGCCGGGCGCAGCTTCGACTGGGCGCGCGCCACACGTGGCGAGGGCCAGGACTTGGCGCGCGGCAGCGTGATGTTGCCGTGGCCGGCGGCGGCGGCCGACGGGGTGCCCGCCACGCTGCGCCTCGAGCATGGCGGCGGCGGCCGGCCATGGGCGACGGTGCGCGCGCTGGCGGCGGTGCCGCTGCGCGAGCCGCTCGCGGCGGGCTACCGTATCCGCCGCACGCTCACGGCAGTGGAGCAGGCGGTGCCCGGCAAGTGGTCGCGCGGCGACGTGTACCGGGTCAAGCTGGAGTTCGATGCGCAGGCCGACATGAGCTGGGTGGTGGTCAGCGACCCGCTGCCGGCGGGCGCCACCATCCTCGGCAGCGGCCTGGGGCGGGACTCGGAGGTCGCCACACGGGGCGAGCAGCGCCGCGGCGCCTGGCCGGCCTTTACCGAGCGTACGCCGCAGGCCTACCGTGAGTACTACGCCTATGTGCCGAAGGGGACGGCTTCGGTGGAGTACACGGTGCGGCTGAACAACGCAGGTGAGTTCGCCCTGCCGCCGACGCGCGTCGAAGCCATGTATGCACCCGATGTGTTCGGCGCGGTGCCGAACGCCAAACTGCTGGTGGGGGAACGGCCGTGA
- a CDS encoding Lrp/AsnC family transcriptional regulator — protein MVSLDPYDLALLAALQADGRSTHQQLAERVHLSPSQVGRRLARLEADGVITGYRVALAPAKLGLGVLVFVSVKLAHHGDAIIERFREDILLLEEVQECYSVAGEADYLLRVVVADLPTLAEFTMKKLMRVTGVESVRSNIVLTALKQDGPLPLSQLR, from the coding sequence ATGGTTTCGCTCGATCCCTACGACCTCGCCCTGCTGGCCGCGCTGCAGGCCGACGGCCGCTCCACCCACCAGCAGCTGGCCGAGCGCGTGCACCTGTCGCCCAGCCAGGTCGGACGGCGCCTGGCCCGCCTGGAGGCCGACGGCGTCATCACCGGCTACCGGGTGGCCCTGGCGCCGGCGAAGCTGGGCCTGGGTGTCCTGGTCTTCGTCAGCGTCAAGCTGGCCCACCACGGCGATGCCATCATCGAGCGCTTCCGCGAGGACATCCTGCTGCTGGAGGAGGTGCAGGAGTGCTACTCGGTGGCGGGCGAGGCCGACTACCTGCTGCGCGTGGTGGTGGCCGACCTGCCCACGCTGGCCGAATTCACCATGAAGAAGCTGATGCGCGTGACCGGGGTGGAGAGCGTGCGCTCGAACATCGTGCTGACCGCGCTGAAGCAGGACGGGCCGCTGCCGCTGTCGCAACTGCGCTGA
- the phhA gene encoding phenylalanine 4-monooxygenase, giving the protein MQSTAASQAGTPAGFQGTLTDKLKEQFDAGLLSGQELRPDFTIAQPVHRYTESDHAVWRKLYERQASMLRGRVCDEFLQGLSTLGMGKDRVPDFEQLNETLMHATGWQVVAVPGLVPDHVFFEHLANRRFPASWWMRKPEQLDYLQEPDCFHDVFGHVPLLINPVFADYMEAYGKGGLKAASLNALDMLARLYWYTVEFGLIRTDAGLRIYGAGILSSQGESLYSLDSASPNRIGFDVRRIMRTRYRIDTFQKTYFVIDSFEQLFDATRPDFAPLYESLRALPTLGAGDVAEGDLVLNAGTREGWSDSDDV; this is encoded by the coding sequence ATGCAAAGCACCGCCGCCAGCCAGGCCGGCACCCCCGCCGGCTTCCAGGGCACCCTGACCGACAAGCTCAAGGAACAGTTCGACGCCGGCCTGTTGTCGGGCCAGGAACTGCGCCCCGACTTCACCATCGCCCAGCCGGTGCACCGCTATACCGAGAGCGACCACGCGGTGTGGCGCAAGCTCTACGAGCGCCAGGCCTCGATGCTGCGCGGCCGGGTCTGCGACGAGTTCCTGCAAGGCCTGTCGACCCTGGGCATGGGCAAGGACCGCGTGCCCGACTTCGAGCAGCTCAACGAGACGCTGATGCACGCCACCGGCTGGCAGGTGGTGGCGGTGCCCGGCCTGGTGCCGGACCACGTCTTCTTCGAACACCTGGCCAACCGCCGCTTCCCCGCCAGCTGGTGGATGCGCAAGCCCGAGCAGCTCGACTACCTGCAGGAGCCCGACTGCTTCCACGACGTCTTCGGCCACGTGCCGCTGCTGATCAACCCGGTCTTCGCCGACTACATGGAAGCCTACGGCAAGGGCGGCCTCAAGGCGGCCTCGCTGAACGCGCTCGACATGCTGGCGCGCCTGTACTGGTACACGGTGGAGTTCGGCCTGATCCGCACCGACGCGGGCCTGCGCATCTACGGCGCCGGCATCCTGTCCAGCCAGGGCGAGTCCCTCTACAGCCTGGACTCGGCCAGCCCCAACCGCATCGGCTTCGATGTGCGGCGCATCATGCGCACGCGCTACCGCATCGACACCTTCCAGAAGACCTACTTCGTCATCGACAGCTTCGAACAGCTGTTCGACGCCACCCGTCCCGACTTCGCGCCGCTCTACGAGTCGCTGCGCGCGCTGCCCACGCTGGGCGCGGGCGATGTGGCCGAGGGCGACCTCGTGCTCAATGCCGGCACCCGCGAGGGCTGGAGCGACAGCGACGACGTTTGA